A stretch of Helicobacter pylori oki112 DNA encodes these proteins:
- the murG gene encoding undecaprenyldiphospho-muramoylpentapeptide beta-N-acetylglucosaminyltransferase produces MKFALTGGGTGGHLSIAKALAIELEKQGIEAIYLGSTYGQDKEWFENSPLFSERYFFNTQGVINKSFFKKIGSLFLQAKAAFKAKEILKKHQVTHTISVGGFSAGPASFASLLNKIPLYIHEQNAIKGSLNRYLSPKAKAVFSSYAFKDKGNHVLTSYPVQNAFFDSARTRTEIKHILFLGGSQGAKAINEFALLNAPKLTKQGIKITHICGSNAHERMRFFYQELGLLDKVELFAFHNNIIEVMHRADLCVSRAGASSVWELCANGLPTIFIPYPFASHNHQYYNVLEFEKENLCYVVPQNELLPKKLFEVIRKLNQKDDQGNKNLTTISAKLQQKIAKNGAKTIIETILSA; encoded by the coding sequence ATGAAATTCGCTCTCACAGGGGGAGGCACAGGTGGGCATCTCTCTATCGCTAAAGCCTTAGCCATAGAATTAGAAAAGCAAGGCATAGAGGCTATTTATCTGGGCTCCACTTATGGGCAAGATAAAGAATGGTTTGAAAACAGCCCCTTATTTAGCGAACGCTATTTTTTCAACACGCAAGGCGTAATCAATAAAAGCTTCTTTAAAAAAATAGGCTCTTTATTCTTGCAAGCTAAAGCCGCTTTTAAGGCTAAAGAAATCTTAAAAAAACACCAGGTCACGCACACCATTAGCGTGGGAGGGTTTAGCGCAGGGCCGGCGAGTTTTGCAAGCCTACTCAATAAAATACCCCTTTATATCCATGAGCAAAATGCGATTAAAGGCTCTCTTAATCGCTACCTTTCCCCTAAAGCTAAGGCGGTGTTTTCAAGCTACGCGTTTAAAGATAAAGGAAATCATGTTTTAACCTCCTATCCCGTGCAAAACGCTTTTTTTGATTCCGCTAGAACTCGCACGGAAATCAAGCATATTTTATTTTTAGGCGGTTCGCAAGGGGCAAAAGCGATCAACGAATTTGCCCTATTAAACGCTCCCAAACTCACCAAACAAGGGATTAAAATCACGCACATTTGCGGCTCAAACGCTCATGAAAGAATGCGTTTTTTTTACCAGGAATTAGGGCTGTTGGACAAGGTAGAATTGTTCGCTTTCCACAACAATATCATAGAAGTCATGCATAGAGCGGATTTGTGCGTGAGCAGAGCGGGTGCTAGTAGCGTGTGGGAATTGTGCGCCAATGGCTTACCCACGATTTTTATCCCCTACCCTTTTGCGAGCCATAACCACCAGTATTACAATGTCTTAGAATTTGAAAAAGAAAACTTATGCTATGTCGTGCCTCAAAATGAATTATTGCCTAAAAAACTCTTTGAAGTCATTAGAAAGCTCAACCAAAAAGACGATCAAGGCAATAAAAACCTCACCACTATCAGCGCCAAATTGCAACAAAAAATCGCTAAAAATGGTGCAAAAACCATCATTGAAACGATTTTGAGCGCCTAA
- a CDS encoding KH domain-containing protein — protein MHELDPLNTPFSQADCKDYSYCVATFLEKYLKKVVSFPQALSVEHTLLEDKVKQITIYTHPSDIGHVIGKEGKMVSAIKAFVSGVKAKDGFSYKIVVFASKNSDQTP, from the coding sequence ATGCACGAATTGGATCCTTTGAACACGCCTTTTTCTCAAGCTGATTGTAAGGACTATTCGTATTGCGTGGCAACTTTTTTAGAAAAATATTTAAAAAAGGTTGTTTCTTTTCCGCAAGCTTTGAGCGTAGAGCACACGCTTTTAGAAGATAAAGTCAAACAAATCACTATTTATACCCACCCATCAGACATTGGGCATGTGATTGGTAAAGAGGGCAAAATGGTGAGTGCGATTAAGGCGTTTGTTTCTGGTGTGAAAGCCAAAGACGGGTTTTCTTATAAAATCGTTGTTTTTGCTAGTAAAAATAGCGATCAAACGCCTTGA
- the fliW gene encoding flagellar assembly protein FliW produces the protein MNYFLKAPILGFEHIHEVRLEKIDSLFSRLIGQTNSPMALDMVLVNPYCLREYSFVIPKYIELLLELDSHSKVEVYCVVVLQKNLEDSMVNFLAPLVFNSKNGFGAQIALSMMDYPDFGFRDPLKSFVIQERERA, from the coding sequence GTGAATTACTTTTTAAAAGCCCCTATTTTAGGATTTGAGCATATCCATGAAGTGCGTTTGGAAAAAATTGATTCCTTATTCAGCCGGTTAATTGGCCAAACCAATTCCCCCATGGCGTTGGATATGGTTTTAGTGAATCCTTATTGTTTGAGGGAATACAGCTTTGTGATACCCAAATACATAGAATTACTGCTAGAATTAGATTCTCATTCCAAAGTTGAGGTGTATTGCGTGGTCGTGTTGCAAAAAAATTTAGAAGATTCTATGGTTAATTTCTTAGCCCCTTTGGTGTTTAATTCCAAAAATGGCTTTGGCGCTCAAATCGCGCTTTCTATGATGGATTATCCGGATTTTGGCTTTAGAGATCCTTTAAAAAGTTTTGTGATTCAAGAAAGAGAACGAGCTTAA
- the trmD gene encoding tRNA (guanosine(37)-N1)-methyltransferase TrmD: protein MKFSVLTLFPQLVWPYFEDSILKRALEKNLFELEVLNLRDFSANKYQKADHTLIGGGAGQILDPEMVENALHSVKNPKHTIFLSAVGKPFKQTDAMRLAQKKHVVLVCGRYEGFDERSIELGADEVFCIGDFILTGGELGALCLIDSIARYIQGVLGNAQSLENESFENHYLEAPNFANAVFKSKEINKIPAPLEYSKGNHAKIKQLKLDLSKLRTKFYRLDLFKQHKS from the coding sequence GTGAAATTCAGCGTTTTAACCCTTTTCCCGCAACTCGTATGGCCTTATTTTGAAGATTCTATTTTAAAAAGAGCGTTAGAAAAAAATCTTTTTGAATTAGAAGTGTTAAACCTTAGAGATTTTAGCGCTAATAAATATCAAAAAGCGGATCACACGCTCATTGGTGGGGGTGCAGGGCAAATTTTAGACCCTGAAATGGTAGAAAACGCGCTCCATTCTGTTAAAAACCCTAAACACACGATTTTTTTAAGCGCAGTGGGCAAGCCTTTCAAGCAAACAGACGCAATGCGTTTGGCTCAAAAAAAGCATGTCGTTTTGGTGTGCGGGCGTTATGAGGGCTTTGATGAACGCTCTATTGAACTTGGCGCTGATGAGGTTTTTTGTATAGGCGATTTTATTTTAACAGGGGGCGAGCTTGGGGCGTTGTGCTTGATAGATAGTATCGCTCGCTACATTCAAGGGGTTTTGGGTAACGCCCAATCTTTAGAAAATGAGAGCTTTGAAAACCATTATTTGGAAGCCCCTAATTTCGCTAACGCTGTTTTTAAATCCAAAGAAATCAATAAAATCCCTGCACCTTTAGAATATTCTAAAGGAAATCATGCTAAAATCAAGCAACTAAAACTTGATTTGTCAAAATTAAGGACAAAATTCTACCGCCTTGATTTATTCAAACAGCACAAATCATGA
- the valS gene encoding valine--tRNA ligase: MKQEPTTYQPEEIEKKIYEICSHRGYFEIDGNEAIQEKNKRFCLMMPPPNVTGILHIGHALTLSLQDILARYKRMDGYKTLYQPGLDHAGIATQNVVEKQLLNQGIKKEDLGREAFIQKVWEWKEKSGGAILEQMKRLGVSAAFSRTRFTMDKGLQRAVKLAFLKWYEKGLIIQDNYMVNWCTKDGALSDIEVEYEERKGALYYIRYYLENQKDYLVVATTRPETLFGDSALMVNPNDERYKHLVGQKVILPLINREIPIIADLHVEMEFGTGCVKVTPGHDFNDYEVGKRHHLETIKIFDEKGILNAHCGEFENLERLKARDKVVEKLKENALLEKIEEHTHQVGHCYRCHNVVEPYVSKQWFVKPEIAQSSIEKIQQGLARFYPSNWINNYNAWMRELRPWCISRQLFWGHQIPVFTCENNHQFVSLDTPLNCPTCKSEKLEQDKDVLDTWFSSGLWAFSTLGWGQEKSDLFNENDLKDFYPNTTLITGFDILFFWVARMLFCSESLLGELPFKDIYLHALVRDEKGEKMSKSKGNVIDPLEMIEKYGADSLRFTLANLCATGRDIKLSTTHLENNKNFANKIFNAVSYLKLKQEAFKDKERLNEYQTPLGRYAKSRLNFVTKEARNALDNYRFNDATTLLYRFLWGEFCDWFIEFSKVENEAIDELGSVLKEALKLLHPFMPFISESLYHKLSNTELENTESIMVMPYPKDLVQDEKLEHEFEVIKDCIVSLRRLKIMLETPPIVLKEASVGLREAIENTERLQTYAQKLARLEKVSVIALKPLKSVSDVGEFCQTHANLENLDLSPLVARLKKQLEKLEKEKLKLNLHNENFVKNAPKSVLEKAKESLKTLLEKESKIKQELDLLEQP; encoded by the coding sequence ATGAAACAAGAACCTACCACTTACCAACCAGAAGAGATAGAAAAAAAGATTTATGAAATTTGTTCTCATAGGGGGTATTTTGAAATTGATGGCAATGAAGCGATCCAAGAAAAAAACAAACGATTTTGCTTGATGATGCCCCCTCCTAATGTGACTGGCATTTTACACATAGGGCATGCCCTAACTTTAAGTTTGCAAGATATTTTAGCACGCTACAAACGCATGGACGGGTATAAGACTTTGTATCAGCCAGGGTTGGATCACGCCGGTATTGCGACGCAAAATGTCGTAGAAAAGCAACTTTTAAATCAAGGGATTAAAAAAGAAGATTTAGGGCGTGAAGCGTTCATTCAAAAAGTGTGGGAATGGAAAGAAAAGAGCGGGGGAGCGATTTTAGAGCAAATGAAGCGTTTAGGTGTGAGCGCGGCCTTTTCTAGGACTCGTTTCACGATGGATAAGGGCTTGCAAAGAGCGGTTAAATTGGCGTTTTTGAAATGGTATGAAAAAGGCTTAATCATTCAAGATAATTACATGGTGAATTGGTGCACTAAAGATGGGGCGTTAAGCGATATTGAAGTAGAGTATGAAGAGCGTAAGGGGGCGTTGTATTATATTAGATATTATTTAGAAAATCAAAAAGATTATTTAGTGGTGGCTACCACACGCCCTGAAACCTTGTTTGGCGATAGCGCGCTCATGGTCAATCCTAATGATGAGAGATACAAGCATTTAGTGGGGCAAAAAGTGATCTTGCCTTTAATTAATCGCGAGATCCCTATTATCGCTGATTTGCATGTGGAAATGGAGTTTGGCACAGGGTGTGTGAAGGTTACCCCTGGGCATGATTTTAACGATTATGAAGTGGGCAAACGCCATCATTTGGAGACGATTAAAATCTTTGATGAAAAGGGGATTTTAAACGCGCATTGCGGGGAATTTGAAAATTTAGAACGATTAAAAGCCAGAGATAAGGTCGTAGAAAAATTAAAAGAAAACGCCTTATTAGAAAAGATAGAAGAGCACACACATCAAGTGGGGCATTGCTATCGCTGTCATAATGTGGTAGAGCCTTATGTGTCTAAGCAATGGTTTGTCAAGCCTGAGATCGCTCAAAGTTCTATTGAAAAAATCCAACAGGGTTTAGCGCGATTCTACCCTTCTAATTGGATCAATAATTATAACGCTTGGATGAGGGAATTACGCCCTTGGTGTATCAGCAGGCAATTGTTTTGGGGGCATCAAATACCGGTATTTACTTGTGAAAATAACCACCAGTTTGTAAGCCTAGACACCCCTTTAAACTGCCCTACTTGTAAGAGTGAAAAACTAGAGCAAGATAAAGATGTGCTAGACACATGGTTTAGTTCAGGGCTATGGGCGTTCTCTACTTTGGGGTGGGGGCAAGAAAAAAGCGATTTGTTTAATGAAAACGATTTGAAAGATTTCTACCCTAACACAACGCTCATTACCGGGTTTGACATCCTCTTTTTTTGGGTGGCCAGAATGCTTTTTTGCAGTGAATCGCTTTTAGGCGAATTGCCCTTTAAAGATATTTACTTGCACGCCTTAGTCAGGGATGAAAAAGGTGAAAAAATGAGCAAATCTAAAGGTAATGTGATCGATCCTTTAGAGATGATAGAAAAATACGGCGCGGATAGCTTGCGTTTCACTTTAGCCAATTTGTGCGCTACGGGTAGGGACATTAAGCTTTCTACTACGCATTTAGAAAATAACAAGAATTTTGCCAACAAGATTTTCAATGCGGTGAGTTATTTGAAACTCAAACAAGAAGCTTTTAAAGATAAAGAGCGTTTGAACGAATACCAAACGCCTTTGGGGCGTTATGCGAAATCGCGCTTAAATTTTGTGACTAAAGAGGCGCGTAACGCTTTAGATAACTACCGCTTTAATGATGCGACGACTTTGTTATACCGCTTTTTGTGGGGGGAATTTTGCGATTGGTTCATTGAATTTTCTAAAGTGGAAAATGAAGCGATAGACGAATTAGGGAGCGTGTTAAAAGAGGCTTTAAAACTCTTGCACCCTTTCATGCCTTTTATCAGCGAGTCTTTATACCACAAGCTCAGTAACACGGAACTAGAAAACACTGAATCTATCATGGTCATGCCTTACCCTAAAGATTTAGTGCAAGATGAAAAATTAGAGCATGAATTTGAAGTGATTAAAGATTGCATTGTGTCTTTAAGGCGTTTAAAAATCATGCTAGAAACCCCACCGATTGTTTTAAAAGAAGCGAGCGTGGGATTAAGGGAAGCCATAGAAAACACAGAGCGTTTGCAAACTTACGCCCAAAAATTAGCGAGATTAGAAAAAGTCAGCGTGATAGCTCTCAAGCCTTTAAAAAGCGTGAGCGATGTGGGGGAATTTTGCCAAACTCATGCGAATTTAGAAAACCTTGATTTAAGTCCGCTTGTTGCGCGTTTAAAAAAGCAGTTAGAAAAATTGGAAAAAGAAAAATTAAAACTCAATTTGCACAATGAAAATTTTGTCAAAAACGCGCCTAAAAGCGTGCTAGAAAAAGCTAAAGAGAGTTTAAAAACGCTTTTAGAAAAAGAAAGTAAAATTAAGCAAGAATTGGATTTGTTAGAACAACCATAA
- the ffh gene encoding signal recognition particle protein, whose protein sequence is MFQTLSDGFKNALNKIRFQDDEKALDRALDELKKTLLKNDVHHKVARELLKKVESQTKLNGIGKQQFLDALEKSLLEILSAKGSSGFTFAQTPPTVVLMAGLQGSGKTTTTAKLAHYLKTKNKKVLLCACDLQRLAAVEQLKVLGEQVGVEVFYEENKSVKEIANNALKRAKEAQFDVLLVDSAGRLAIDKELMQELKEVKEVLNPHEVLYVADALSGQDGVKSANTFNEEIGVSGVVLSKFDSDSKGGIALGITYQLGLPLRFIGSGEKIPDLDVFVPERIVGRLMGAGDIISLAEKTASVLNPNEAKDLSKKLKKGQFTFNDFLNQIEKVKKLGSMSSLISMIPGLGNMANALKDTDLESSLEVKKIKAMVNSMTKKEQENPEILNGSRRKRIALGSGLEVSEINRIIKRFDQASKMAKRLTNKKGISDLMNLMSQAKNQTPPKMR, encoded by the coding sequence ATGTTTCAAACATTAAGCGATGGGTTTAAAAACGCGCTCAATAAAATCCGCTTTCAAGATGATGAAAAAGCGCTAGACAGAGCGTTAGATGAATTGAAAAAAACGCTTTTAAAAAATGATGTGCATCATAAAGTGGCTAGAGAATTGCTCAAAAAAGTGGAAAGTCAAACCAAACTTAATGGCATTGGTAAGCAGCAATTTTTAGACGCTTTAGAAAAGAGTTTGTTAGAAATTTTAAGCGCTAAAGGGAGCAGTGGTTTTACTTTCGCTCAAACGCCCCCCACCGTGGTTTTAATGGCAGGTTTGCAAGGGAGCGGTAAGACAACCACCACCGCTAAACTCGCTCATTATTTAAAAACCAAAAATAAAAAAGTGCTTTTATGCGCATGCGATTTGCAACGCTTAGCAGCGGTGGAGCAATTAAAGGTTTTAGGCGAACAGGTGGGTGTGGAAGTTTTTTATGAAGAAAATAAAAGCGTGAAAGAAATCGCTAACAACGCTTTAAAAAGGGCTAAAGAAGCGCAATTTGATGTTTTGCTCGTGGATAGTGCGGGGCGTTTAGCCATTGATAAAGAGCTTATGCAAGAATTAAAAGAAGTTAAAGAAGTCTTAAACCCCCATGAGGTGCTGTATGTCGCAGACGCATTGAGCGGGCAAGATGGGGTCAAAAGCGCAAACACCTTTAATGAAGAAATAGGCGTGAGTGGGGTGGTGTTAAGCAAATTTGACAGCGATTCTAAAGGGGGTATCGCCTTAGGCATCACTTACCAATTAGGCTTACCCTTGCGTTTTATTGGGAGCGGGGAAAAAATCCCTGATCTAGATGTGTTTGTGCCTGAAAGGATTGTGGGGCGTTTGATGGGGGCTGGAGATATTATCTCGCTCGCTGAAAAAACCGCCAGCGTTTTAAACCCTAATGAAGCCAAAGATTTAAGCAAAAAACTCAAAAAAGGGCAATTCACTTTCAATGACTTTTTAAACCAGATTGAAAAAGTGAAAAAATTAGGCTCTATGAGTTCTCTAATTTCTATGATTCCAGGTTTAGGGAATATGGCAAACGCGCTAAAAGACACGGATTTAGAAAGCTCTTTAGAGGTGAAAAAAATCAAGGCTATGGTCAATTCCATGACTAAAAAAGAGCAAGAAAACCCAGAGATTTTAAACGGCAGCCGAAGAAAAAGGATCGCTTTAGGGAGCGGCTTAGAAGTGTCTGAAATCAACCGCATCATCAAACGCTTTGATCAAGCGAGCAAAATGGCAAAACGCTTAACGAATAAAAAGGGCATTAGCGATTTGATGAATCTAATGAGTCAGGCTAAAAATCAAACACCCCCTAAAATGCGCTGA
- a CDS encoding NYN domain-containing protein: MEKTETTIFVDWENILADLKAIQETDERLKEPNFNFNNPDQLLALIRLFLEPEEELKRIYFYVSEPFTEVEPRIKGNKNEELEEYKEKNPKDYEERVNKLGIIQSFNHAIAQQNQVKLRVGRVKFKFVYKFEDKEVYNGLEAKIFIPYLKLRQKQVDALLAHDITKLYCTKQGGCILLFSRDTDFVPVLEAAWEKGFEVFIANIQESPNSVPSDLKKSCNVRERSVADIVDNLPKNQYTSKKKNFSTNEPFNNPFKDQLFKKN, translated from the coding sequence ATGGAAAAAACTGAAACCACGATTTTTGTGGATTGGGAAAATATTCTCGCCGATTTGAAAGCAATCCAAGAAACGGATGAGCGTTTAAAAGAGCCTAATTTTAATTTCAACAATCCCGATCAACTCTTAGCGTTAATCCGTTTGTTTTTGGAGCCTGAAGAGGAATTGAAGCGGATCTATTTTTATGTATCTGAGCCTTTCACAGAAGTTGAACCTAGAATCAAGGGCAATAAAAACGAAGAACTTGAGGAGTATAAAGAGAAGAATCCTAAAGATTATGAGGAAAGAGTGAATAAATTAGGGATTATCCAATCTTTCAACCATGCGATCGCCCAACAAAATCAAGTGAAATTACGAGTCGGGCGGGTAAAGTTCAAATTCGTATATAAGTTCGAAGACAAAGAAGTCTATAATGGTCTAGAAGCCAAGATTTTCATACCTTACTTAAAGTTGCGTCAAAAACAAGTTGATGCGCTGTTGGCGCACGATATTACCAAGCTGTATTGCACCAAACAAGGAGGGTGTATTTTGCTGTTCAGCAGGGATACCGATTTTGTGCCTGTATTAGAAGCCGCTTGGGAGAAAGGCTTTGAAGTCTTCATCGCCAACATTCAAGAAAGCCCCAATTCTGTCCCTTCAGACTTGAAGAAGTCTTGCAATGTGAGAGAACGCAGTGTCGCTGACATTGTAGATAACTTGCCAAAAAATCAGTACACCTCCAAGAAAAAGAACTTTTCCACCAACGAGCCTTTTAACAACCCATTTAAAGACCAACTCTTTAAGAAGAACTAA
- the rpsP gene encoding 30S ribosomal protein S16 — MTVIRLTRIGRKKKPFYRVVVTDSRKRRDGGWIESIGYYNPLSEPKDIKIDKERLNYWKGVGAKMSERVEKLSQKA, encoded by the coding sequence ATGACAGTCATTAGACTCACGCGCATTGGGAGGAAGAAAAAGCCTTTTTACAGAGTGGTGGTAACCGATTCTAGGAAAAGAAGAGATGGAGGTTGGATTGAATCCATTGGGTATTACAACCCTTTGAGCGAACCTAAAGATATTAAGATTGATAAGGAACGCTTGAATTACTGGAAAGGCGTGGGGGCTAAAATGAGCGAGAGGGTGGAAAAACTTTCTCAAAAAGCCTAA
- the rimM gene encoding ribosome maturation factor RimM (Essential for efficient processing of 16S rRNA), protein MVSMLLVGRIGKSVGLNGGLRLHLESDFPECLKKGVKVSVAPLNAFFCASSFKEYTIHSYEHAKNLLFLETIHTPEKAKELTNLGLFMSEAESKKLCVLKDGEFFYCDLVGLSVVEENEILGKVIEIQRISQIDYFLVETARSLVEKGLAKIFLIPYRDFYIKEILLQDKKITTHNAKTLLENS, encoded by the coding sequence ATGGTTTCTATGCTTTTAGTGGGCAGAATTGGTAAAAGCGTGGGGCTTAATGGGGGGTTAAGGCTTCATTTGGAGAGCGATTTTCCGGAGTGCTTAAAAAAAGGCGTTAAGGTGAGTGTCGCTCCTTTGAATGCTTTCTTTTGCGCTTCTTCTTTTAAAGAATACACAATCCATTCTTATGAACATGCTAAGAACCTGTTGTTTTTAGAAACGATCCATACGCCAGAAAAGGCTAAAGAGCTGACTAATTTAGGGCTTTTTATGAGCGAAGCAGAGAGTAAAAAACTCTGTGTTTTAAAAGATGGGGAGTTTTTTTATTGCGATTTAGTAGGGCTTAGCGTGGTGGAAGAAAACGAGATTTTAGGAAAAGTCATAGAAATCCAAAGGATTTCTCAAATAGATTATTTTCTGGTTGAAACCGCAAGAAGTTTGGTTGAAAAAGGTTTGGCTAAGATTTTTTTAATCCCTTATAGGGATTTTTATATCAAAGAAATCCTTTTGCAAGACAAAAAAATAACCACCCATAACGCTAAAACGCTTTTAGAGAATAGTTGA
- the hopI gene encoding Hop family outer membrane protein HopI yields MQDFVFNKKWLIYSSLLPLFFLNPLAAEDDGFFMGVSYQTSLAVQRVDNSGLNASQDASTYIRQNAIALESAAVPLAYYLEAMGQQTRVLMQMLCPDPSKRCLLYAGGYQQNAQNGDTGNNPPRGNVNATFDMQSLVNNLNKLTQLIGETLIRNPENLSNAKVFNVKFGNQSTVIALPEGLANTMDALNNDITNALTTLWYNQTLTNKSFSTPDGSSVSFSPEVLQHLLQDGLATANNTNNNQTICSTQNQCTATNEANSIAQNAQNIFQALMQAGILGGLANEKQFGFTYNKAPNGSNSQQGYQSFSGPGYYTKNGTSTTPPLKELPAGATVGSGDGQYTYHPSSAVYYLADSVIANGITASMIFSGMQNFANKAAKLTGTSRYSQMQEAINYGESLLSNTVAYGDFITNWVAPYLDLNNKGLNFLPSYGGQLNGANNQTPQNHLTPQQAQQEQKVIMNQLEQATNAPTPAQIDKILANPYSPTAKTLMAYGLYRSKAVIGWVINEMQTKINQVYQMGFARNFLEHNSNSNNMNGFGVKMGYKQFFGKKRMFGLRYYGFYDFGYAQFGAGPSLVKATLSSYGAGTDFLYNVFTRKRGTEAIDIGFFAGIQLAGQTWKTNFLDQVDGNHLKPKDTSFQFLFDLGIRTNFSKIAHQKRSRFSQGIEFGIKIPVLYHTYYQSEGVTAKYRRAFSFYVGYNIGF; encoded by the coding sequence TTGCAAGACTTTGTTTTTAATAAAAAATGGCTTATCTATTCTAGCCTACTCCCCTTGTTTTTTCTTAATCCCTTAGCGGCAGAAGATGATGGGTTTTTTATGGGGGTGAGTTATCAAACTTCTCTAGCCGTTCAAAGGGTGGATAACTCAGGGCTTAACGCCAGTCAAGACGCATCCACCTACATCCGCCAAAACGCTATCGCTCTAGAATCTGCTGCAGTGCCTTTAGCCTATTATTTAGAAGCGATGGGCCAACAAACCAGAGTTTTAATGCAAATGCTCTGCCCTGATCCTTCTAAAAGATGTTTGCTCTATGCGGGGGGTTATCAACAAAACGCCCAAAATGGCGATACAGGCAACAACCCCCCAAGAGGCAATGTCAATGCCACCTTTGATATGCAATCTTTAGTCAATAATTTAAACAAGCTCACCCAACTCATCGGCGAGACTTTAATCCGTAACCCTGAAAATCTTTCTAACGCCAAAGTCTTTAATGTCAAATTTGGCAATCAAAGCACTGTTATTGCATTGCCTGAGGGTCTAGCCAATACCATGGACGCTTTAAACAATGATATTACCAACGCTTTAACCACGCTCTGGTATAACCAAACCTTAACGAATAAATCTTTTAGCACCCCTGATGGCAGTTCTGTGAGTTTTAGCCCTGAAGTCTTGCAACACCTTTTACAAGACGGCTTAGCCACAGCAAATAATACAAATAATAATCAAACCATTTGCAGCACTCAAAACCAATGCACCGCCACTAATGAAGCTAACTCTATCGCTCAAAACGCCCAAAACATCTTCCAGGCTTTAATGCAAGCAGGGATTTTAGGGGGCTTAGCCAATGAAAAGCAATTTGGCTTCACCTATAACAAAGCCCCTAATGGCAGCAATTCCCAACAAGGCTACCAAAGCTTTAGCGGCCCGGGTTATTACACCAAAAACGGCACTAGCACCACGCCGCCCTTGAAAGAATTACCCGCTGGAGCAACAGTTGGATCAGGCGATGGCCAATACACCTACCACCCTAGCTCGGCAGTCTATTATTTGGCTGATAGCGTCATCGCTAATGGCATCACCGCTTCTATGATTTTTTCAGGCATGCAAAATTTCGCCAATAAAGCCGCTAAACTGACAGGCACTTCAAGATATAGCCAGATGCAAGAAGCGATCAACTATGGGGAAAGCTTGCTTAGTAACACCGTAGCGTATGGGGATTTTATCACCAATTGGGTCGCCCCTTATTTGGATTTAAATAACAAAGGTTTGAACTTCTTGCCTAGCTATGGGGGGCAATTGAATGGCGCTAATAATCAAACCCCACAAAATCATTTAACCCCGCAACAAGCCCAACAAGAGCAAAAAGTCATCATGAACCAGCTAGAGCAAGCCACAAACGCCCCCACCCCCGCACAAATAGACAAGATCTTAGCCAACCCCTATTCCCCCACGGCAAAAACTTTAATGGCTTATGGGCTTTATCGCTCTAAAGCAGTGATTGGCTGGGTGATTAATGAAATGCAAACTAAAATAAATCAAGTCTATCAAATGGGCTTTGCTAGGAATTTTTTGGAGCATAACTCTAATTCTAATAACATGAACGGCTTTGGCGTGAAAATGGGCTATAAGCAATTCTTTGGCAAAAAGCGCATGTTTGGGCTTAGGTATTATGGCTTTTATGATTTTGGTTACGCGCAATTTGGCGCAGGACCTTCTTTAGTGAAAGCCACTCTCTCTAGCTATGGAGCAGGCACAGACTTTCTTTATAATGTTTTTACCCGAAAAAGGGGGACTGAAGCGATAGATATAGGTTTTTTTGCCGGCATCCAACTTGCAGGGCAAACTTGGAAAACGAATTTTTTAGATCAAGTGGATGGCAACCATCTTAAGCCCAAAGACACTTCTTTCCAATTCCTTTTTGATTTAGGCATAAGGACTAATTTTTCCAAAATCGCTCATCAAAAAAGATCCCGTTTTTCTCAAGGGATAGAATTTGGCATTAAAATACCGGTGCTTTATCACACCTATTACCAATCAGAAGGCGTTACAGCGAAGTATAGAAGAGCCTTTAGTTTTTATGTGGGCTACAACATAGGCTTTTGA
- the rplS gene encoding 50S ribosomal protein L19, whose amino-acid sequence MKNRYIQQFEDAQLKDKTMPAFKAGDTLRLGITIKEGEKTRTQYFEGVCIAIRGNGVDKTFCVRKIGANNIGVEKIFPFYSESLASVEVLRVGRVCRAKLYYLRDRRGKAARIKEVRH is encoded by the coding sequence ATGAAAAACCGCTACATTCAGCAGTTTGAAGACGCTCAATTAAAAGACAAGACCATGCCAGCATTTAAAGCCGGCGATACTTTGAGGCTTGGTATCACCATTAAAGAAGGCGAAAAAACACGAACTCAGTATTTTGAGGGCGTGTGCATTGCGATTAGAGGCAATGGCGTGGATAAGACTTTTTGCGTGCGTAAAATAGGGGCTAACAATATCGGCGTGGAGAAAATTTTCCCTTTCTATAGCGAAAGTTTGGCGAGCGTTGAGGTGTTGCGTGTGGGTAGGGTGTGCCGTGCGAAGCTCTACTATTTGCGCGATAGGAGAGGTAAGGCAGCAAGGATTAAAGAAGTCCGCCATTAA